In Phyllopteryx taeniolatus isolate TA_2022b chromosome 1, UOR_Ptae_1.2, whole genome shotgun sequence, the following proteins share a genomic window:
- the LOC133474620 gene encoding probable N-acetyltransferase camello produces the protein MAQTKNLQLTIREYLPSDQCVVKELFCDGVRENIYPAFFKSMSHPDHVGVALSISVAGYVLGGSSYFQALLFGAAWAGLIYFCCHEIYEGYMLRRLSGDMADIQTNYLDNPNNGFWVAEVGDSTLSRVVGMVMVMGRRKVEEDDHRDNLNGGMGTGSSADGSGELSYLVVAFPCRRTKLGSQLTQRALDFCKEQGFARLVLDVSSPQTGAISLLRKAGFIQTSSHSNTHANGLIAKLARISVMRMEKFL, from the exons ATGGCCCAGACAAAGAACC TCCAGCTCACCATCAGGGAATACCTGCCTTCCGATCAATGTGTGGTCAAAGAGCTCTTTTGTGACGGCGTCCGCGAGAACATATACCCGGCCTTCTTCAAGTCCATGAGCCACCCAGACCACGTGGGTGTGGCGCTGAGCATCTCTGTGGCTGGCTACGTGCTCGGAGGCAGCTCCTACTTCCAGGCGCTACTCTTTGGCGCAGCGTGGGCAGGGCTCATCTACTTCTGCTGCCACGAGATCTATGAGGGCTACATGCTAAGGAGGCTGAGCGGAGATATGGCTGACATCCAAACCAACTACCTGGACAACCCGAATAATGGCTTTTGGGTGGCAGAGGTGGGAGACAGCACGCTGTCCAGGGTGGTGGGCATGGTGATGGTGATGGGGCGGAGGAAAGTGGAAGAAGATGACCATCGTGACAACTTGAACGGCGGTATGGGGACGGGATCCTCGGCCGACGGGAGCGGAGAACTGTCCTATTTGGTTGTGGCGTTCCCATGCCGTCGCACGAAGCTGGGTTCCCAGCTGACCCAGCGGGCATTAGACTTCTGCAAAGAGCAGGGCTTCGCTCGTCTTGTGCTGGATGTCAGCTCGCCACAGACGGGGGCCATCTCCCTACTCCGAAAGGCTGGCTTTATTCAGACCTCATCGCACAGCAACACGCATGCCAATGGCTTGATCGCCAAACTGGCAAGAATCAGTGTAATGCGCATGGAGAAATTCCTCTGA